The Sphingobium sp. BYY-5 genome contains a region encoding:
- a CDS encoding TonB-dependent receptor, with translation MSKIASTSFLALSCVGALAFAATGHAQEAEQGQRLGGMTVTDTAIDESEVKVEKAESPKYVRPLLDTPQTITVIGKATIQQQNLLTLRDVLSTVPGITFGAGEGGFGYGDRIILRGQDAKNDVTIDGVRSGAFLNRNEVYNIEQVEVTNGANSVMNGGGSVAGTINLVTKRPLADDQTILNAGIGTDNYYRATVDANKRVNDLIAVRINAVYHRNDVPGRDVEDYKRWGIAPAITIGIDGPTSLTVQAEHLDDKAMPQYGLRYYANNGGFLSDFDRSGYYGFANLDQQNSKTNSLQAIFSHQFSDAVKIRNLTRYENIRQNTITSQPNGTFCLASTGRQPMDINGVSASCTTTTAGVTTTVPAGYYLPTGGRGVQRIITNETAYNQLDLSADFNTGGIEHTLVIGASAMWERYRQKQGTLPRNADGSTPVFPMVNIANPGEVVQGPAGFTYGSNVYTGPINFILASNNVGEQTSYAAYLFDAVKFTDWFEINGGVRYEKVEGFNRTFTYNVTPGPLLGQTSAVSDRLEVDNNLFSYRIGAVVKPTPNTSIYVAYGNSKLPSKGSVDGACAAPNATTGLNGNCNLRPETTKNYEIGAKADLFDAKLLLTAALFRNDRDTIKLASGDVDIPDQVLDGKQRVEGISLGASGNITSNWTISANYMYLKSKIRQGVSDFCLANPGVNNATGNCSAINSAAFPDPTAGYALTNTPKHSGSLFTTYRFGFGLELGYGITYQGKFLLNQPTLTQLAAGNYVGYNVPSYTIHRFMANYPITENLKAQVNVQNFTNEKYVTTVRNAVGGSWAQPAPTRSAVFSLNYQF, from the coding sequence ATGAGCAAGATTGCATCGACATCGTTTCTGGCCCTGAGCTGCGTTGGCGCGCTGGCTTTTGCGGCGACCGGCCATGCGCAGGAGGCCGAGCAGGGCCAGAGGCTGGGCGGCATGACCGTCACCGACACCGCGATCGATGAATCCGAAGTGAAGGTCGAAAAGGCAGAGTCGCCCAAATATGTCCGCCCGCTGCTGGACACGCCGCAGACCATCACGGTGATCGGCAAGGCAACCATACAGCAGCAGAATCTGCTGACGCTGCGCGACGTGCTGTCGACGGTGCCGGGCATCACCTTCGGCGCGGGCGAGGGTGGTTTCGGCTATGGCGACCGCATCATCCTGCGCGGCCAGGATGCCAAGAATGACGTGACGATCGACGGCGTGCGTTCGGGCGCGTTCCTGAACCGCAACGAAGTCTATAATATCGAGCAGGTCGAAGTCACCAACGGCGCCAACTCGGTCATGAACGGCGGCGGATCGGTCGCCGGTACGATCAACCTCGTGACCAAGCGCCCGCTGGCCGACGATCAGACGATCCTGAACGCGGGCATCGGCACCGATAATTATTATCGCGCGACGGTCGACGCCAACAAGCGCGTCAACGACCTGATCGCCGTGCGCATCAACGCCGTCTATCACAGGAATGACGTTCCCGGCCGCGATGTGGAGGATTATAAGCGCTGGGGCATCGCGCCCGCCATCACCATCGGCATCGACGGCCCGACCAGCCTGACCGTCCAGGCCGAACATCTCGATGACAAGGCGATGCCGCAATATGGTCTGCGCTATTATGCGAATAATGGCGGTTTCCTGTCGGACTTCGACCGCAGCGGCTATTATGGCTTCGCCAATCTGGATCAGCAGAACAGCAAGACCAATTCGTTGCAGGCGATCTTCTCGCACCAGTTCAGCGACGCGGTGAAGATCCGCAACCTGACCCGCTATGAGAATATTCGCCAGAACACGATCACCAGCCAGCCCAACGGCACCTTCTGCCTGGCGTCGACCGGCCGGCAGCCGATGGACATCAACGGTGTGTCGGCGTCCTGCACCACCACGACCGCCGGTGTCACCACCACGGTTCCGGCGGGCTACTACCTGCCGACCGGCGGTCGCGGCGTGCAGCGGATCATCACCAACGAGACCGCCTATAACCAGCTCGACCTGAGCGCCGATTTCAACACCGGCGGAATCGAACATACGCTGGTGATCGGCGCGTCGGCGATGTGGGAACGCTATCGCCAGAAACAGGGCACGTTGCCGCGCAACGCGGATGGCTCCACCCCGGTCTTCCCGATGGTCAACATCGCCAACCCCGGTGAAGTGGTCCAGGGGCCGGCGGGTTTTACCTATGGCAGCAACGTCTATACCGGCCCGATCAACTTCATCCTGGCCAGCAATAATGTCGGCGAGCAGACCAGCTATGCCGCCTATCTGTTCGACGCGGTGAAGTTCACCGACTGGTTCGAAATCAACGGCGGCGTCCGCTATGAAAAGGTGGAGGGCTTCAACCGCACCTTCACCTATAATGTGACGCCCGGTCCGTTGTTGGGCCAGACCAGCGCCGTGAGCGATCGGCTGGAGGTAGACAATAACCTCTTCTCCTATCGGATTGGTGCGGTGGTGAAGCCGACACCCAACACCAGCATCTATGTTGCCTATGGCAATTCGAAGCTGCCGTCGAAGGGATCGGTCGACGGGGCGTGCGCCGCGCCGAACGCCACGACCGGCCTGAACGGCAATTGCAACCTGAGGCCCGAAACGACGAAAAACTATGAGATCGGCGCCAAGGCTGATCTGTTCGACGCCAAGCTGCTGCTTACCGCGGCCTTGTTCCGCAATGATCGCGATACGATCAAGCTGGCATCCGGGGATGTCGATATCCCCGACCAGGTGTTGGACGGAAAGCAGCGGGTGGAAGGGATTTCGCTTGGCGCATCCGGCAACATCACCAGCAACTGGACCATTTCGGCCAATTACATGTATCTGAAATCGAAGATCCGCCAGGGCGTGTCCGATTTCTGTCTGGCCAACCCCGGCGTCAACAATGCGACGGGTAATTGCAGCGCAATCAACAGCGCCGCCTTCCCTGATCCGACCGCCGGCTATGCCCTTACCAACACCCCGAAACATTCGGGCAGTCTGTTCACCACCTATCGCTTCGGCTTCGGCCTGGAGCTGGGTTATGGCATCACTTACCAGGGCAAGTTCCTGCTCAACCAGCCGACGCTGACGCAGCTCGCGGCCGGCAATTATGTCGGCTACAATGTGCCGAGCTACACCATCCACCGTTTCATGGCGAACTATCCGATCACGGAAAATCTGAAGGCGCAGGTCAACGTCCAGAATTTCACCAACGAGAAATATGTGACGACCGTCCGCAACGCGGTGGGCGGTAGCTGGGCGCAGCCGGCGCCGACGCGGTCGGCCGTGTTCAGCCTGAACTATCAGTTCTGA
- a CDS encoding energy transducer TonB, whose amino-acid sequence MLQAASQPIDDYGPLAEPDEARPPLPVAQPVSAALVAAGRYRAQSRPNMLAIIAIVAIHALAIGALIQVRNHVQRVEAARLTVVNLNPPPPPPAAETPPPPPSTPQVVAPPPIVRTPVPPLPQVQTTPDPVPVPTPAPVTVAIPGPPAPAAPPAPPSMVQGGDLGTQMVAGKPPRYPIESRRKHEQGTVVLTLILGLDGAVESVTLAQSSGSSRLDNAARDAVKGWRWKPTIRGGQPVRVKGVVEIPFVLRIDAA is encoded by the coding sequence ATGCTGCAAGCCGCGAGCCAGCCGATCGACGATTATGGCCCGTTGGCCGAGCCGGACGAGGCGCGCCCGCCGCTGCCGGTGGCGCAGCCTGTTTCCGCCGCGCTGGTTGCAGCCGGACGCTATCGTGCCCAGTCCCGGCCCAATATGCTTGCGATCATCGCCATCGTGGCGATCCATGCGCTGGCGATCGGCGCGCTGATCCAGGTGCGCAACCATGTGCAGCGCGTGGAAGCGGCCAGGCTGACGGTGGTCAACCTCAACCCGCCGCCACCGCCGCCCGCCGCCGAAACGCCACCCCCGCCGCCATCCACACCGCAGGTCGTGGCGCCACCGCCGATCGTGCGGACGCCGGTGCCGCCCCTGCCGCAGGTGCAGACCACGCCCGATCCCGTGCCGGTGCCGACGCCCGCCCCGGTGACTGTCGCGATCCCCGGCCCGCCCGCGCCCGCCGCTCCACCCGCACCGCCCAGCATGGTGCAGGGAGGCGACCTTGGCACGCAGATGGTAGCGGGCAAGCCGCCGCGTTATCCGATCGAAAGCCGCCGCAAGCATGAGCAGGGGACGGTCGTGTTGACCCTGATCCTGGGCCTGGATGGCGCGGTGGAGAGCGTCACCCTTGCCCAGAGCAGCGGCTCTTCCCGGCTCGACAATGCGGCGCGCGATGCGGTCAAGGGCTGGCGCTGGAAACCGACCATCCGTGGCGGGCAGCCGGTGCGGGTCAAGGGCGTGGTCGAAATCCCCTTTGTGCTGCGGATCGATGCGGCCTGA
- a CDS encoding Fe2+-dependent dioxygenase, whose amino-acid sequence MLIAIPDLIDAQGVAAIRAVIDAAEWVDGNVTSGHQSALAKRNLQLPEDCDAAKRAGQMVLDALGRSPLFIAAALPLKIFPPLFNSYAGGQNFGVHVDNAVRIQAGTGFRVRSDLSITVFLEEPDAYDGGELTIETNFGVQQVKLPAGHAVLYPSSSLHRVEPVTRGRRIASFFWLQSMIRDDGARQMLFDLDRSVQGVATALGQGHDEVIRLTGVYHNLLRRWADA is encoded by the coding sequence ATGCTGATCGCCATTCCCGACCTGATCGACGCCCAGGGCGTCGCCGCTATCCGCGCCGTCATCGACGCCGCCGAGTGGGTGGACGGCAACGTCACATCCGGCCACCAGTCCGCGCTCGCCAAGCGCAACCTGCAACTGCCCGAAGACTGCGACGCGGCGAAGCGGGCGGGGCAGATGGTGCTCGACGCGCTGGGCCGATCGCCTTTGTTCATTGCCGCCGCGTTGCCGCTCAAAATCTTCCCGCCCTTGTTCAACAGCTATGCCGGTGGGCAGAATTTCGGCGTGCATGTCGACAATGCGGTGCGCATCCAGGCGGGGACGGGCTTTCGCGTGCGATCCGACCTGTCGATCACGGTGTTTCTGGAAGAACCGGACGCCTATGACGGCGGGGAACTCACCATCGAGACGAATTTCGGCGTGCAGCAGGTGAAGCTGCCCGCGGGTCATGCGGTACTCTATCCCTCCTCCTCGCTGCATCGGGTTGAGCCGGTGACGCGCGGGCGGCGGATCGCCAGCTTCTTCTGGCTCCAGTCGATGATCCGCGACGATGGCGCGCGGCAGATGCTGTTCGACCTCGACCGCAGCGTGCAGGGCGTGGCGACCGCGCTGGGGCAGGGCCATGATGAGGTGATCCGGCTGACCGGCGTCTATCATAATCTGCTGCGGCGCTGGGCGGACGCCTGA
- a CDS encoding FAD:protein FMN transferase has protein sequence MGTDWSAQIVDPPEGCATAIETVLARIIDQMSNWEADSAISRFNRAPVGEWMPLPADMLTVLRAGLEIARLSNGAFDPAIGRLVDLWGFGPTRGAASALPVPSPWTRIAVEGSKARRLANVALDFSGIAKGFAVDAVAAALRALGVAHFLVEIGGELRGDGIKPDIQPWWVDVEAPPGLTVPTLRVALSNLAVATSGDYRRFRVEDGARLSHSIDPATAAPIREGVASVTVLHDSAMLADAWATAITVMGPDRGMTLATRHNLAARLVLRTQEGAQEYMTPALAAMLG, from the coding sequence ATGGGGACAGACTGGTCCGCGCAGATCGTCGACCCGCCCGAAGGCTGCGCCACCGCGATCGAAACGGTGCTGGCGCGCATCATCGACCAGATGAGCAATTGGGAAGCAGACTCCGCCATCAGCCGCTTCAACCGCGCGCCCGTCGGCGAATGGATGCCACTCCCGGCCGACATGCTGACCGTATTGCGCGCCGGGCTGGAGATTGCCCGGCTGTCGAACGGCGCCTTCGACCCCGCTATCGGCCGGCTCGTGGACTTATGGGGTTTCGGCCCGACTAGGGGGGCCGCTTCCGCCCTCCCCGTCCCCTCCCCCTGGACCCGCATCGCGGTGGAAGGCAGCAAGGCTCGCCGCCTCGCCAACGTCGCGCTCGACTTCTCCGGCATCGCCAAGGGCTTTGCGGTCGATGCCGTCGCGGCGGCACTGCGCGCGCTGGGCGTCGCCCATTTCCTGGTCGAGATCGGCGGCGAGCTGCGCGGCGACGGGATCAAGCCCGATATCCAGCCCTGGTGGGTCGATGTCGAAGCCCCGCCTGGCCTCACCGTCCCGACGCTCCGTGTAGCGCTCAGCAACCTCGCCGTCGCCACATCGGGCGACTATCGCCGTTTCCGCGTCGAGGATGGCGCCCGCCTCTCCCACAGCATCGATCCCGCGACCGCCGCGCCGATCAGGGAGGGCGTCGCCTCCGTCACCGTGCTGCACGACAGCGCCATGCTCGCCGACGCCTGGGCCACCGCGATCACCGTCATGGGGCCGGACCGCGGCATGACGCTCGCCACCCGCCACAACCTCGCCGCGCGCCTGGTGCTGCGCACGCAAGAAGGCGCGCAGGAATATATGACCCCCGCGCTGGCGGCGATGCTGGGGTAA
- a CDS encoding DUF4198 domain-containing protein, producing the protein MKARYLIAGALAVLSLAGAAQAHRQWMMPSSTTLSGNESWVTVDAAVSNDLFYFEHFPMRTDGITVTQPDGSAGKIENAATGKYRSTFDVHLTQPGTYRIANVSTALMGSYMLNGKRERLPRGTTKDKLASTIPAGATDVQTAEMSSRNEIFVTLGAPTSTIFKPTGIGIELVPVTHPNDLVSGEAATFQFLLDGKPAAGLKLTVIPGGIRYRDALGQIDLAADKDGKVAITWPQPGLYWLNASIGGGREGGPGGEGGPGGPNQGGPAAGAPQGPRPQAPAGPPQRRASYITTLEVLAP; encoded by the coding sequence ATGAAGGCCAGATATCTGATTGCGGGCGCGCTCGCCGTCCTGTCGCTCGCCGGTGCGGCGCAGGCGCATCGCCAATGGATGATGCCCTCGTCCACCACCCTGTCGGGTAATGAAAGCTGGGTCACGGTGGACGCTGCCGTCTCCAACGATCTTTTCTATTTCGAACATTTCCCGATGCGCACTGACGGCATCACCGTCACCCAGCCGGACGGCAGCGCAGGCAAGATCGAAAATGCCGCCACCGGCAAATATCGCTCGACCTTCGACGTGCATCTGACCCAGCCGGGCACCTATCGCATCGCCAATGTTTCGACCGCCCTCATGGGCAGCTATATGCTGAACGGCAAGCGGGAGCGGCTGCCGCGCGGCACTACAAAGGACAAGCTGGCCAGCACAATTCCCGCTGGCGCGACCGACGTACAGACCGCCGAAATGTCCAGCCGCAACGAGATTTTCGTGACGCTCGGCGCGCCCACCAGCACCATCTTCAAGCCGACCGGCATCGGCATCGAACTCGTCCCCGTCACCCACCCCAACGACCTGGTGTCGGGCGAAGCGGCGACCTTCCAGTTCCTGCTCGACGGCAAGCCCGCCGCCGGCCTGAAGCTCACGGTCATCCCCGGCGGCATTCGTTACCGCGATGCCCTGGGCCAGATCGACCTCGCCGCCGACAAGGACGGCAAGGTCGCGATCACCTGGCCACAGCCGGGCCTGTACTGGCTGAACGCCAGCATCGGCGGCGGCCGTGAGGGCGGCCCCGGTGGTGAGGGCGGTCCCGGCGGTCCGAACCAGGGCGGTCCGGCTGCTGGCGCGCCGCAGGGTCCACGCCCGCAAGCGCCCGCCGGCCCGCCGCAGCGCCGCGCCTCCTACATCACCACGCTGGAAGTGCTGGCGCCCTGA
- a CDS encoding DUF2271 domain-containing protein, which produces MQIRHSLLLTGTAALGAAGTLAAPASAQTLNLNVAIPRLSVAEYHRPYVAIWIEKEGAAPRSLSVWYDYDKRNGEGTKWLRDVRQWWRASGRAMQFPADGVTGATRAPGEQKIAFTAGKGPLGQLAPGNYTLLIEAAREVGGREVVRLPFAWPPKPGATVKAQGSSELGAVALSFSK; this is translated from the coding sequence ATGCAGATCCGCCACAGCCTGTTGCTGACCGGCACGGCGGCGCTCGGCGCAGCCGGCACGCTCGCCGCGCCCGCCAGCGCCCAGACGCTCAACCTCAACGTCGCCATCCCGCGCCTGTCGGTCGCCGAATATCACCGGCCCTATGTCGCCATCTGGATCGAGAAGGAGGGGGCAGCGCCCCGCAGCCTGTCGGTCTGGTATGATTATGACAAGCGCAATGGCGAAGGCACCAAATGGCTGCGCGACGTGCGCCAATGGTGGCGCGCTTCGGGCCGGGCGATGCAGTTCCCGGCCGACGGCGTCACCGGCGCCACCCGCGCGCCGGGCGAACAGAAGATCGCCTTCACCGCCGGTAAGGGACCGCTGGGACAGCTCGCGCCGGGCAATTACACATTGCTGATCGAAGCCGCGCGCGAAGTCGGCGGCCGCGAAGTCGTCCGCCTGCCCTTCGCCTGGCCGCCCAAGCCGGGCGCGACCGTCAAGGCGCAGGGCAGCAGTGAACTGGGCGCCGTCGCCCTCAGCTTCAGCAAATAA
- a CDS encoding PepSY-associated TM helix domain-containing protein — protein MHGTARIQTPKKKSAKAFWLKQLHTWHWVSSAISLIGLLLFAFTGITLNHAADVEGAPKTVEKSATLPATLLKQVAADDAPDTKKPLPVPVAAWVEKAIGQSGAGVAEWSADEVYLALPRPGGDGWVAIDRHSGAVTSESTSRGWISYLNDLHKGRNAGTAWKWFIDIFAVACFLFALTGLLLLQLHAKKRPTTWPLVAAGLAIPAILAIIFIH, from the coding sequence ATGCACGGAACCGCCCGCATCCAGACGCCCAAGAAGAAGAGCGCCAAGGCCTTCTGGCTGAAGCAGCTCCACACCTGGCATTGGGTCAGCTCGGCAATCAGCCTCATCGGCCTGCTGCTCTTCGCCTTCACCGGCATCACCCTCAACCACGCCGCCGATGTCGAAGGCGCGCCGAAAACGGTCGAAAAAAGCGCCACCCTCCCCGCCACTCTGTTGAAGCAGGTCGCGGCCGACGATGCGCCCGACACGAAAAAGCCGCTGCCCGTGCCGGTCGCCGCCTGGGTCGAGAAGGCCATCGGCCAGAGCGGGGCGGGCGTCGCCGAATGGTCCGCCGACGAAGTCTATCTCGCCTTGCCCCGCCCCGGCGGCGACGGCTGGGTCGCGATCGACCGGCATAGCGGCGCCGTCACCAGCGAAAGCACCAGCCGCGGCTGGATCAGCTATCTGAACGACCTGCACAAGGGCCGCAACGCCGGCACCGCCTGGAAATGGTTCATCGATATTTTCGCGGTCGCCTGCTTCCTCTTCGCCCTCACCGGCCTGCTGCTGCTTCAGCTTCATGCGAAGAAACGCCCGACCACCTGGCCGCTGGTCGCCGCCGGCCTCGCCATTCCGGCGATCCTCGCCATCATCTTCATCCACTGA
- a CDS encoding VacJ family lipoprotein: protein MLLPAVAAGMMMMGVQAEADAPQLATAPVAEAGALQDVTPAGIAPQVAVPPVTTEPASPPAVVPTVPPAAADGEDGQDIVVTGEKGAPKGDPLEQLNAKSFEAVQSVDKAVVEPVAKAYNKSLPRPVRKGLRNFFSNLGEPVVFAAYLLQFKPGKAAETAGRFGVNSTLGFLGLFDVAKRKPFHLPHRNNGLANTLGFYGIGPGPYMYLPIVGPTTLRDIVGDTVDKMILPFAVGKPFNTPAFVLPATILNQLGERAAFDETIQAIRKEDDPYTVYRTMYLKQRQAEIDALHGRAPAEPVVPLYGEELPTPGKKGAPKVTLPDADGPDADVPDVDAPVTNQPQ from the coding sequence ATGCTGCTACCGGCCGTCGCTGCGGGAATGATGATGATGGGCGTGCAGGCGGAAGCCGACGCGCCGCAACTGGCCACGGCGCCCGTGGCGGAGGCCGGGGCGTTGCAGGATGTGACGCCCGCCGGGATCGCGCCGCAGGTGGCTGTGCCACCCGTGACCACCGAACCGGCGTCACCGCCCGCCGTCGTGCCGACCGTCCCGCCCGCTGCGGCCGACGGCGAGGACGGGCAGGACATCGTCGTCACCGGCGAGAAGGGCGCGCCCAAAGGCGATCCGCTGGAGCAACTCAACGCCAAGAGTTTCGAGGCGGTGCAGTCGGTGGACAAAGCAGTCGTGGAACCTGTAGCCAAGGCCTATAACAAGAGCCTGCCGCGCCCGGTGCGCAAGGGGCTGCGCAACTTCTTCTCCAATCTGGGCGAACCGGTCGTGTTCGCAGCCTATCTGTTGCAGTTCAAGCCGGGCAAGGCGGCGGAGACGGCGGGGCGCTTCGGGGTCAATTCGACGCTGGGCTTTCTGGGCCTGTTCGACGTGGCCAAGCGCAAGCCCTTCCACCTGCCGCACCGGAACAACGGCCTTGCCAATACGCTGGGCTTCTACGGCATAGGGCCGGGGCCGTACATGTATCTGCCGATCGTCGGGCCGACCACCTTGCGCGACATCGTCGGCGATACCGTCGACAAGATGATCCTGCCCTTCGCCGTGGGCAAGCCGTTCAACACGCCGGCCTTTGTCCTCCCCGCCACCATCCTCAACCAGTTGGGTGAGCGCGCCGCGTTCGACGAGACGATCCAGGCGATCCGCAAGGAAGATGACCCCTATACGGTCTATCGTACCATGTATCTGAAACAGCGGCAGGCGGAGATCGACGCGCTGCACGGACGCGCGCCCGCCGAGCCGGTGGTGCCGCTCTATGGCGAGGAATTGCCGACGCCGGGCAAGAAGGGCGCGCCCAAGGTAACGTTGCCGGATGCGGATGGGCCGGATGCCGATGTGCCGGATGTCGATGCGCCGGTAACGAACCAGCCGCAATAA